GATGGTGCCGTCGAACTTCTCGCCCAGCTTGTCCTGCATGAACTCGCACTTGAGCCAGTCCTCGGCGTCGCGCGTGGCTTCGTCCGCACGCCGTTCGGTGCCCGAGCACCACTCGGCGGCCTGTTGCAGCTCGGTCTTGGTGTAATCGAGATCCGAGGCCGTACCGCCGGCGATCAGGTGCTTGATGAGCCGGTGCACGACCAGATCCGGATAGCGCCGGATCGGCGAGGTGAAATGCGTATAGGCGTCGAAGGCCAGTCCAAAGTGCCCGGCATTGTCGGTGCTGTACATGGCCTGCTGCATCGAGCGCAGCAGCACGGTCTGGATCAGACGCCGGTCGGGACGCTCCTTGATCTGCTCCAGCAACGCGGCATAGTCCGCCGCTGTCGGCTTCTCGCCGCCCGGCAGTTTCAGCGCCAGTTGCGCCAGGAACTCGCGCAGATCGTTGAGCTTTTCCTGACTCGGCAGGTCGTGGATGCGATAGATGCCCGGCAGTCGCTTGCGCTGGAACTGGCGTGCCGCCGCGACGTTGGCGGCCAGCATGCACTCCTCGATCAGCTTGTGGGCGTCGTTGCGCACCAGCGGTACCACGGATTCGATCCGCCCCTGCTCGTTGAACAGGAATTTGGTTTCAGTGGTGTCGAAGTCGATCGCTCCGCGCTCGGCGCGTGCGGCCTGGAGCGCCTGATAGAGCTGATAGAGCTCGTGCAGATGCGGCAGGATCTCGGCGAAGCGTTCGCACAGCTCGCCATCGCCATCGACCACCATGGCCGCGACCTGATCATAGGTCAGCCGCGCCTGCGAGCGCATCACCGCCTCGAAGAAGCGGGTGCGTGTGACCTGACCCTCACGATTCACATACAGCTCGGCCGTCATGCACAGCCGGTCGACATGCGGATTGAGCGAACAGAGTCCGTTGGACAGCACCTCGGGCAGCATCGGGACGACGCGATCGGGGAAATAGACCGAGTTGCCGCGTGAAAACGCCTCGCGGTCGAGCGCGGTGCCGGGGCGCACATAGCTGGAGACATCGGCGATACAGACCAGCAGCTTCCAGCCCTTGGGCTTGCGCTCGCAGTAGACGGCATCGTCGAAGTCGCGCGCATCGGCCCCGTCGATCGTCACCAGCGGCAACTGACGCAGATCGACACGCCCTGTCTTGGCTGCTTCCGGTACGTCCTCGCTCAAGCCGGCGACCTCGGCCATGACCTCATCCGGCCACTCGACCGGCAGGTTGTGGGCGCGGATGGCGATGTCGGTCTCCATGCCGGGGGCCAGATGATCGCCGAGCACCTCGCGAATCCGTCCGATCGGCTGGGTGCGCTGGGTCGGCTGATCCGTGATGTCGGCCATCACGATCTGCCCCTGCTCGGCGCCTTCGAGCCGGTCGCTGGGGATGATGATGTCGTGGGTGAGCCGCTTGTGGTCCGGCACCACAAAGCCGACGCCACTCTCCTTATATAGACGTCCCACCACGCTGTGGGTGTTGCGCTCCAGGATCTCGACGACCGCGCCTTCGAGCCGCCCGCGCCGGTCGCGCCCGGCGACCCGCACCACCACCCGATCACCGTGGAAGAGCGCGCGCATCTCCTTGGGATAGAGATAGAGATCGTCCCCGCCCTCATCGGGCCGCACGAAGCCGAAACCGTCGGGATGCCCGATGACGCGCCCGGCGATCAGGTCGCGACTGTTGACCGGGCAGAAGGCCTGGTTACGATTGCGCACCAGTTGGCCATCGCGGACCATGGCCCCGAGACGGCGTTCGAGCGCGATCAGGTCCTGTTCGTCAGAGAGCGCGAGTGCGGCGGCGATCTCGTCGAACGCGAGCGGCGCGCCATGATTGGCCAGGGTTTCGAGGATGAACTCCCGGCTCGGGATGGGGTTAGCGTACTTCCTCGCCTCGCGTTGGCGATGGGGGTCCGCGCTCTTGGCAGGTGTGGCTGATCGGCGTTTGGTCACTATAGAGGAATCGTTGCGAAGAAAGTTGTTAGTTTACCCTTGACAGGGCCGTCCTGTCTCACTAATATGCGCGTCTCCACTGGGGGCGCGGCAAAAAAGCCAACGCAAACAGTGACTGCCGAGGTGGCGGAATTGGTAGACGCGCATGGTTCAGGTCCATGTGGGCGAAAGCTCGTGGAGGTTCGAGTCCTCTCCTCGGCACCAAAAATTCCGCAATCACCCATGAGGGTGATATCGAAAAGGCGCTGCATCTCAGGATGCGGCGCCTTTTTTTATGTGTCCGTTTTCGTTCAAGATCCTCGATTGGAGCCAGCCTATGTCGATGCCGCTTTCCACGCTCACCGCGATCTCACCGGTGGATGGCCGCTATGGAGCCCGCGCCGCGGACCTGCGCGCCATCTTCAGCGAATACGGACTCATCCATCACCGCGTCCTGGTCGAGGTGCGCTGGCTCCAGACGCTCGCCGCCCATCCGGGCATCCCAGAAGTACCGCCCTTCTCCGAATCGGCCAACCAGTTGCTCGACCGGATCGCCACCGAATTCAGCCTCACGGATGCCGAGCGGGTCAAGGAGATCGAGCGTACCACCAATCACGACGTCAAGGCGGTCGAATATTTCCTCAAGGAGCGCATCGCCGAGAATGCCGAACTGACGGCCGTCAGCGAGTTCATCCATTTCGCCTGCACCTCCGAGGACATCAACAACCTCTCGCACGGTCTCATGGTCCAGGCCGGACGCGAGCGGGTGCTGCTGCCGCAGATGGACGCCCTGATCGAATCGCTTCGCGCCCTCGCCCACCAATACGCCGATCAGCCGATGCTCTCGCGCACCCACGGCCAGCCGGCGACCCCGACCACGCTCGGCAAGGAGCTGGCCAACGTGGTGCACCGTCTGCGCGCCCAGCGCGCGCGGGTGGCCGAGGTCGCGCTGTTGGGCAAGATCAACGGCGCGGTCGGCAACTACAACGCCCATCAAGTCGCCTATCCCGAGGTCGACTGGCCGGCGCTGGCCCAAGATTTCGTCACCTCGCTGGGCTTGACCTGGAACCCCTACACCACCCAGATCGAGCCGCACGACTATCTGGCCGAGCTGTTCGACGCACTCGCCCGCTTCGACACCATCCTGATCGACTTCTGTCGCGACGTCTGGGGCTACATCTCGCTCGGCTATTTCAAGCAGCGCACCATCGCCGGCGAAGTCGGCTCCTCGACCATGCCGCACAAGGTCAACCCGATCGACTTCGAGAACGGCGAAGGCAATCTCGGCATCGCCAATGCCGTCCTGGAGCATCTGGCCGGCAAGCTGCCGATCTCGCGCTGGCAGCGCGATCTGACCGACTCGACCGTACTGCGCAACCTGGGCGTGGGTCTGGCCCATCTGAGCATCGCACTCCAGTCGATCCAGAAGGGTCTGAGCAAGCTGGAAGCCGACCCCGCGCGTCTGGCCGCCGATCTCGACGCCAACTGGGAAGTGCTGGCCGAGCCGATCCAGACTGTCATGCGTCGTCACGGCGTCGAGCAACCCTACGAAAAGCTCAAGGAACTGACGCGCGGACGGCGCATCGGTGCCGAAGCCCTGACCGCCTTCGTCGACACCCTGGAGATCCCGGATTCGGCCAAAGCCGAACTCAAGGCGCTGACACCCGCACGCTATATCGGTGAAGCCGCCGCGCTGGCACGCGCCATCTAAGCTCGACATCTCAGCTCGCGAGGACGTCAAGGCTTGAGGTGCCGGCGTCGGGGGGTGTCGACCGCATGGAGGCGGTCGTCAAGCCTACAGGGATGCATTCACGGCGCCCCCCCGATGCCGGCACCCCAAGCCGCCCGCCCCGGCAGGAACCCAGCCAAAGCTCAGAAAACCTTACTTTGGCTCTCTGTTTCAATCCGACAGCATCGCCTATCCTTGACGACCATGACCTCGAACCAACACGCCCTCTCCATCGAACTGGCCAACCCGCGCGGCTTCTGCGCCGGCGTCGACCGCGCCATCGCCATCGTCGAGCGCGTACTCGAACGCTATGGCGCCCCCATCTACGTCCGCCACGAAGTCGTCCACAACCGCTTCGTCGTCGACGGACTGCGCGAGCGCGGCGCCATCTTCATCGAGGAACTCGACGACGTGCCGGACAACGCCACCCTGGTCTTCAGCGCCCACGGCGTGCCCCAGAGCGTGCGTCAGGCCGCCGAAGCACGCGGTCTGCGGGTGTTCGACGCCACCTGCCCGCTCGTCACCAAGGTCCATCTGGAAGTCGCGCGCTACTGCAAGAACGGTGTGAGCGTGGTGCTCATCGGACATCGCGGCCATCCCGAGGTCGAGGGCACGCTCGGTCAGTTCGTCGAGGCCGCCGACGGCGCCGCCATGCATCTGGTCGAGAAGGCCGCCGATGTCGAATCACTGGTCGTCGCCGATCCCGAACGGCTGGCCTACGTCACCCAGACCACGCTGTCGATGGACGACAGCCGCGAGATCATCGCCGCACTCCAGGCCCGCTTCCCGGCGATCCAGGGTCCGAAAAAGAGCGACATCTGCTATGCCACCCAGAACCGCCAGGATGCCATCCGCGATCTGGCCCAGCGCTGCGACCTGATGCTGGTGGTCGGTTCGCCGAACAGCTCCAACTCCAACCGGCTGCGCGAGCTGGCCGAGAAACAGGGCTGCGCCGCCTATCTGATCGACGGCCCCGAAGACATCCAGCGCGACTGGCTGAATGGCCGCGCGCGCATTGGCGTCACGGCCGGCGCTTCCGCCCCCGAGATCCTGGTCGAGCGTGTGATCGGCCAACTCAAGGACTGGGGTGCGGCTGAGGTCATCGAACAGGATGGCATCCGCGAGCAGGTCGTCTTCGCCCTGCCGCGCGAGCTGGTGCAAGACTCATAACGAACCCAAGCGATGGGGGAAACCTGATGCGGGATGTTCTGGTCATCGGCGGCGGCATCATCGGCCTGCTGACCGCGCGCGAGCTTCGCCTGTCAGGCGCCGAGGTGACGCTGATCGAGATGGGCGAAACCGGACGCGAGTCCTCCTGGGCCGGCGGCGGCATCGTCTCGCCCCTCTATCCCTGGCGCGTGCCTGAGCCGATCACGGCGCTGTCGCGCTGGAGTCAGGGCCTCTATCCCACGTTGACCAATCAGCTCCTCGACGAGACCGGGATCGATCCCGAGTTCACGATCAACGGCCTGCTGGTCCTGGACGATGAAGATCTCGATCTGGCGCTCGATTGGGGCGCGCGTCACGGCCAGCCGATCGAGATCCTCCAGGAACCCGGCCCGCACGCGCTCGAACCCGAATTGGGGCCGCGTCCGGCGCGTGCGCTGCACCTGCCCGGCATCGCCCAGCTACGTCCGCCCCGGCTGTCGAAAGCGGTGCGGCGCGCACTCGAAAAGCGCATCGACCTGCGCGAACGCGAGGAGGTGTGTGAACTGCTGGTCGAGCAGGGTCGGGTGCGCGGCGTGCGCACACCCAAGGGTCAGGTCGAGGCCAAGCGCATCGTCATCTGCGCCGGCGCCTGGACGGCCAAGCTGCTCGAACAACTGGGTACCCCGCCGGACATCCAGCCGGTACGGGGTCAGATGCTGCTGTTCCACGCCAAGCCGGGGCAGATCAATCACATCACACTGCACGCCGGTCGCTATGCCATTCCGCGCCGCGACGGGCGCGTGCTCTTCGGCAGCACGCTCGAACACGCCGGATTCGTCAAACGCACCACGGCCGAGGACAAGGAAGCCCTCTACCACGACGCCATCGACCTCTTCCCCGTGCTCAGACGCACGCCGATTGAGGACCACTGGTCGGGACTGCGTCCCGGCTCGCCGAGCGGAATCCCCTACATCGGCGCCTATCCGGGGATCGAAGGACTGTATTTCAACGCCGGACACTTCCGTAACGGTCTGGTCATGGGGCCGGCCTCGGCACGGCTCATGGTCGATCTCATGCTCGATCGTGAGCCGATCCTCGACCCGGCGCCCTATGCGTTGAACGCCGCGCGTTCTATACCGGACAGGCCGGATGTCGAAGCGCCTGCCCGACCGTCGTGAACGATCCAACGATCAGTAGCGCATCGCCGGGCGCGGATTCGGCTAAAGCAGCCCCGATCGCCTCGGCGACACACCCAAAGGCGCCGCGCCGGTTCGCACCGATCAGCCCATCCAGACGTGCGCTCAATTGCTCGACCGGCAGAGCGCGTGCGTCCTCACTCTGAGCCAGATACCAGTCGTTCACGTATTCGCGAATCGGCGTAACCAGACGTTCAGGGTTCTTGTCGGCCAGCACCGCGAGCACGGCACGCAAGCGTCCGGGACAGGCGAAATCGCGCAGATTGGCGGCCAGTGCCTCGGCCGCCTCGCCATTGTGAGCCACGTCCAGAATCCAGGTGACGGCGCCCGGCATGACCTGGAAGCGTCCGGGAAGACGTGCCCGCTGCAAACCGGCGCGGATGGCATTGACCGGAACCGGGAGCCGTTCGCGCAGTGCCTGCACAGCCGCAATGGCGGCGGTGGCATTGTCGAGTTGGAAAGAACCACGCAGTGCTGGGATCGGAAGCGCCAGTCGCTGTCCATCCGGCCCGGTCCAGATCCAGCCCTCGGTCGTGCGTGCATGGTCGAGTTCGCGCCCGAGCTGGAGCGCCAGCGCGCCGATTCGCGCGGCTTCCGCGCGCAGTGTCTCGGGTGCGTCGCGCTGACCGATGATCGCCGGACGTCCAGGGCGGAAGATCCCGGCCTTCTCGCGCGCGATCGACTCCAGGCTGTCGCCGAGCCAGTCGGTGTGATCCAGACCGATGCTGGTCACGACGGACACATCGGAGTCGATCAGGTTGACCGCATCGAGCCGCCCGCCGAGTCCGACCTCCAGCACCACCAGATCCGGCCGGGCACGGGCGAAGATGTCGAGCGCGGCGAGCGTGCCGAACTCGAAATAGGTCAGCGAGATCCCCTCGCGCGCCCGGTCGATACGCTCGAAGGAGTCGCACAGCGCCTCATCCGCGACCGGCACGCCATCGAGCCGCACCCGCTCGTTGTAGCGGCACAGATGCGGCGAGGTATAGACGCCGCATCGATAGCCGGCCGCGAGCGCCATCGACTCGATCATGGCCACCGTCGAACCCTTGCCGTTGGTGCCGCCGACCGTGATCACCGGACAGGGCAGACGCCCGCGCTCCGGCGCCAGCCGTGCCCACACCGCCCCGACCCGCTCCAGCCCCAGATCCATCCGGCTCGGATGCAGACTCGACTGCCAGTCCAGCCAGTCGTCGAGCGTCGCGAAACGCGCCATGTCCGTTGTCAGCGTCATACTCAGACCGGCACCACGGTCCGGCAATAGCGCGGACGGTGCATCAGCAGCGCCAGCAGATCGGCCAACCGTTCGCGCAGATCGCGCCGGTCGATGATCATGTCGAGCGCGCCCTTGTCCAGCAGGAACTCACTGCGCTGGAAGCCTTCGGGCAACTGCTCGCGCACCGTCTGTTCGATGACGCGCGGCCCGGCGAAGCCGATCAGCGCATTGGGTTCGGCGACATTGATGTCGCCCAGCATCGCCAGACTCGCCGAGACGCCGCCCATGGTCGGATCGGTCATCACCGAGATGAAGGGCAGCGAGCGCTCACGCATCCGGGCGAGTGCCGCGCTGGTCTTGGCCATCTGCATCAGCGAGAACAGGCTCTCCTGCATCCGCGCCCCGCCGCTGGCCGAGAAGCAGACATAGGGCGCCTCATGCTCGATCGCCGCCTCGACACCGCGCACGAAGCGCTCGCCGACCACCGACCCCATCGACCCGCCCATGAACCCGAACTCGAAGGCCGCCGCCACGATGGGCGCGTCCTTGAGCCGACCGCGCATCACGATCAGCGCCTCCTTCTCGGAGGACTGCTTCTGAGCGGCGGCGAGCCGGTCCTTGTATTTCTTCAGATCCTTGAACTTGAGCGGATCGAGCGATTCGAGATCGGCGCCGATCTCCTCGCGACAATCGGCATCGAGAAAGGCTTCCAGCCGACGGCGCGCGCTCAGACGGTTGTGATGCCCGCACTTGGGACAGACCTCCAGATTGCGCTCCAGCTCGGCGCGATAGAGGATGGCGCTACAGCCCGGACACTTGGCCCAGACGCCCTCGGGCACGGCACGCTTGGTGTTGGCATCGATACGGATGCGGTCGGGGATGAGCTTCTCGAACCAGCTCTTGCCCCGGTCCATGGCCTGCTTCACGGTGGCGGTGGCCTGGGCCTGAACCTTGGATTTGGTGGATTCTTCCATCGTCGTTGGTGTGCTCTGGACGTTGGTTGCAGTGTGGGTCGCCGATCAGCGCGCGCCGTCGATCGCCGTGCGCAGCTCGGCCAGGAAGGCCGCGACCGTCTCGGGGATGCGCTCGGGCGTCTCGGCGAGTGCTTCGATCCGCCCGACGATGGCGCTGCCGACGATCACGGCATCGGCGACCTCGGCCACGCGCGCGGCGGTCTCGGCATCGCGGATGCCGAAGCCGACCCCGACCGGAAGCGCGACCGCCGACCGGATACGCGCCAGATGCTCGGCCACATCCGCCGTGTCGAGATTCGCCGCGCCGGTCACGCCCTTGACCGAGACGTAATAGACGAAGCCCGAGGCCACGCCACCGATACGCTTGATTCGATCATCGGTCGAGGTCGGCGCGAGCAGATAGACCAGATCCAGCCCCTGTTCCTTGAGCGTCCCGACCAGCTCATGCCCCTCTTCGGGCGGCACATCGACGATCAGTGCACCATCGACCCCGGCGGCCTGCGCCCGCTCGGCGAACGCGGCATAGCCCATGATCTCGATTGGATTGAGATAGCCCATGAGCACCACGGGCGTCTCGTCGTCGCGCTCGCGGAACGCACGCACCATCTCCAGCACGTCGGCCAGCCGCACACCCTGAGCCAGCGCCCGTTCGGTGGCGCGCTGGATCACCGGACCATCGGCCATGGGATCGGAGAAGGGCACGCCCAGTTCGATGATGTCGGCGCCGGCCGCGACCATGGCGTGCATCAGCGGCACCGTGGTCGCCGGTCCCGGATCGCCGGCGGTGACGAAGGGAACCAGCGCGGTACGACCCTGCGCCTTCAGTTGTTCGAAACGCTGTGCGATGCGGCTCATAGGACCAACCCGTCGTGACGCGCGACCGTGTGCATGTCCTTGTCTCCGCGACCGGAGAGATTGACCAGGATGCTCTGGTCGGGACGCAGGGTCGGCGCGAGCTTGTGTGCATAGGCGAGCGCATGGCTCGATTCGAGCGCCGGGATGATGCCCTCGGTGCGCGTGAGATGATGGAAGGCGGCGAGCGCCTCGTCATCCGTGACGGCAGCGTACTGAGCACGCCCGCTGTCCTTGAGCCACGCATGTTCGGGACCGACGCCCGGATAGTCGAGTCCGGCCGAGATCGAGTGGGTCTCGATGATCTGGCCGTTGTCGTCTTCCATCAGATAGGTGCGGTTGCCGTGCAGCACGCCGGGACGTCCGGCGCACAGGGGGGCGGCGTGCCGGCCGGTCTCGACGCCCTCCCCGCCTGCTTCGACTCCATAGATCGCCACGTCCGTGTCCGCGATGAAGGGATGGAACAGACCGAGGGCGTTCGAGCCGCCGCCGACACAGGCCACCAGCGCATCGGGCAGGCGTCCGGTGCGTTCCAGCATCTGGGCGCGCGCCTCGCGACCGATCACGGTCTGGAAGTCGCGCACCATCATCGGATAGGGATGCGGCCCGGCGACGGTGCCGATGATGTAGAAGGTGTCGTCGATGTTCGTCACCCAGTCACGCATGGCTTCGTTCATCGCATCCTTGAGGGTGCGCGAACCGGACGTCACAGGCACGACCCTGGCGCCGAGCAGCCGCATCCGGTAGACATTGGCCTCCTGACGCGCGACGTCGACCTCGCCCATGTAGACCACGCATTCCAGCCCCAGCCGCGCGGCGACCGTGGCGCTCGCCACGCCATGCTGACCGGCGCCGGTCTCGGCGATGATGCGCGTCTTGCCCATGCGCTTGGCCAGTAGCGCCTGACCGATGGTGTTGTTGACCTTGTGCGCGCCCGTGTGGTTGAGATCCTCGCGCTTGAGATAGATCTGCGCCCCGCCCAGCTCACGGCTCCAGCGCTCGGCGTGATAGAGCGGCGAAGGCCGACCGACGTAGTCGCGCAGATCGGCGTCCATCTCGGACTGGAACTCGGGATCGGCCTTGCAGCGCTCATAGGCCAGCCGCAGCTCTTCCAGCGGATGCATCAGCGTCTCGGGCACGAACAGCCCGCCATAGGGACCGAAGTGTCCCGCCGCATCCGGCAGGTCATAGGCCGCCGCGCGGCCTGGATCCAGGCGCTCAGCCTGGCTGGTGTCGGCGTTGATCGCCATCTCTTACCCCTTGCATAAACGCGAAAATCAGTTCCGGATCCTTGAGACCCCTGGCGGCTTCGACCCCGCCGCTGACATCGACCCCATAGGGTCGCACCCGTTCGATGGCCTCGGCCACGTTCTCCGGGGTCAATCCTCCTGCGAGCAGGATCTCGGGAGCGATGTCGGGCGGGATGCGCGCCCAGTCGAAGCACTGGCCGGTTCCGCCGGCGCGTCCAGGCTCATAGGCATCGAGCAACAGACCATCGGCCCCGGCGAAACGTTCGCGCTCGGCGGCCAAGTCGATCCCCGGACGCATCCGCAACGCCTTGATCCAGCGCCGTCCGAAACCCGAACAGAACTCAGGCGACTCGTTGCCGTGGAACTGGATCAGATCCAACGGCGCCTGCTCCAGGGTCGCGTCGATGGTCTCAGCTGAGGCATCGACGAACAGCCCGACGGCGGTGACGAAGGGCGGCAGCGCCCGACACAGCCCAGCCGCCTGCTCGGGCGTGACCGCGCGCGGACTGGCCGGATGGAAGACGAAGCCGACCGCATCGGCTCCGGCCGCCACGACGGCGGCGATGTCCGAGACCCGCGTCAAACCGCAGATCTTGACCCGTGTTCTCGGGATGTGGTTTTGCTTCAACGGTGCCTCGATCGCCTCAAATCGAATTCTTCAAACGCTGGAGCGGATCGGCACGCTCACTCTGTGGCAGTCCGAACTCGGCCGGATAGTCGGCGCGGACGAAATAGAGTCCCTGCGGCTGGGCTGTCACGCCGCCGAGTCGCCGGTCGCGGACCTCCAGCAGCTCGCGCGTCCAGTCGACCGACGCCTCGCCGCGCCCGATGGCCATCAGCACCCCGGCGATGTTGCGCACCATGTGATGCAGGAAGCCATTGGCGCCGATCGCCAGCGTGATCAGCCCCTCGCGCTCGCTGAGATCCAGATAGAGCACGCGCCGGATCGGACTCTTGGCCTGACAGGCCACCGCGCGGAAGCTCGAAAAGTCGTGCTCGCCGACCAGCGCGACGGCGGCGATGCGCATCCGTTCCAGATCCAGCGCCTCATGCACCCAGACGGCACGATCGCGCTGGATCGGCGAGCGGGTGCGCCGCGCCAGGATCTGATAGCGGTAGTGCCGGGCCTGAGCACTGAAGCGCGCATGAAAGCCGTCATCGACCGGATGCGCCCAGCGCACGCCGACATCGGGCGGCAGATTGACATTGGCACCCAGCACCCAGGACCGCTCGCTGCGCGTGGCCGTAGTCTCGAAATGCACCACCTGTTCGAGCGCATGGACACCGGCATCGGTTCGTCCGGCACAGTGCACGATCACGGGATGATTCGCGACCCGCGAGACGGCCGCTTCCAGCTCGGACTGCACGGTCCGTACTCCGGATTGCGTCTGCCAGCCGTGGAAGTGGGTGCCGTCGTACTCGACACCCAAGGCGATGCGCCCCGACCTCAAGGTGTCGGCACCCAGGCCGGGCCGTCAGCGGCCGCCTGAACGAAGGTCAAACCATCAAACGGGGTCACGAGCATGCACGCCTCATCCGCCTAGTCGCTCCAGCATGGCACGCGCCTCACGGCGCTGCTCCTCACGCCCTTCGGCCATGACTTCCTCCAGGATCTCGCGTGCGGCCTCCTTGTCGTCCATCTCCACATAGGCGCGCGCCAGATCCAGCTTGGTGGCGGTCTCGTCCCAGATGCCGGAGTCGATCTGCCATTGCGAGGACAGCAGATCCGAGG
The sequence above is drawn from the Allochromatium vinosum DSM 180 genome and encodes:
- a CDS encoding phosphoribosylanthranilate isomerase, whose translation is MKQNHIPRTRVKICGLTRVSDIAAVVAAGADAVGFVFHPASPRAVTPEQAAGLCRALPPFVTAVGLFVDASAETIDATLEQAPLDLIQFHGNESPEFCSGFGRRWIKALRMRPGIDLAAERERFAGADGLLLDAYEPGRAGGTGQCFDWARIPPDIAPEILLAGGLTPENVAEAIERVRPYGVDVSGGVEAARGLKDPELIFAFMQGVRDGDQRRHQPG
- the truA gene encoding tRNA pseudouridine(38-40) synthase TruA, yielding MRSGRIALGVEYDGTHFHGWQTQSGVRTVQSELEAAVSRVANHPVIVHCAGRTDAGVHALEQVVHFETTATRSERSWVLGANVNLPPDVGVRWAHPVDDGFHARFSAQARHYRYQILARRTRSPIQRDRAVWVHEALDLERMRIAAVALVGEHDFSSFRAVACQAKSPIRRVLYLDLSEREGLITLAIGANGFLHHMVRNIAGVLMAIGRGEASVDWTRELLEVRDRRLGGVTAQPQGLYFVRADYPAEFGLPQSERADPLQRLKNSI